One Hippoglossus stenolepis isolate QCI-W04-F060 chromosome 9, HSTE1.2, whole genome shotgun sequence genomic region harbors:
- the rhobtb4 gene encoding rho related BTB domain containing 4, producing MWVNSGTVGRALSMDIDTDYERPNVETIKCVVVGDNAVGKTRLICARACNATLTQYQLLATHVPTVWAIDQYRVCQEVLERSRDIVDEVSVSLRLWDTFGDHHKDRRFAYGRSDVVVLCFSLANPNSLRHVRTMWFPEIKHFCPRTPIILVGCQLDLRYADLEAVNRARRPLAKPIKPTDILPPERGHEVAKELGIPYYETSIVAQFGVKDVFDNAIRAALISRRHLQFWKSHLKKVQRPLLQAPFLPPRPPRPIVGIPDPPPTDGEGPDSLFCQPLCTDVLFLLQAGTTRVFAHKVYLATSCSKFYDLFTLDLGGSCVAPWGEEQESKENLEGGEEDEQSRRGAKELAGRTKSLDIDKDGVDGGVRGLNRPQLLQQGSLRTSQSDNALPSRAQYSLGALGTGRALSGWGRGFLSVCLEHVEDPMTGQPRLVTVVAMDALIQEEPFKAVLQYLYTGSLDEGRGDLMQVATIAELLEVFDLRMMVANVLNRESFMNQEITKAFHVRRANRIKESLNKGTFADVVFRLDDGYLPAHKPLLISSCDWMAAMFRGSFMESYVEEVSIPNTGTACMRGVLEFLYCGHLTPCAGLEPMELIVLANRLCLPRLVALTEQHAVDELLQLGGKGVDVDGQVLSYLELSQFHNAKQLSAWCLHHICTNYNSICRKFPKDMKAMLPENQRYFEKQRWPPVWFLKEEDRYLRSQKEREREEEILRKQHTKRGWCFWRHPSSSPHVS from the exons ATGTGGGTCAACTCCGGAACCGTCGGAAG GGCCCTCTCCATGGATATAGACACAGATTATGAGCGGCCCAATGTGGAAACCATTAAATGTGTGGTGGTCGGGGATAACGCAGTAGGCAAGACCAGGCTAATCTGTGCCCGGGCCTGCAATGCCACCCTCACACAGTATCAGCTGCTTGCCACCCACGTGCCAACCGTCTGGGCCATCGACCAGTACCGTGTATGCCAGGAG gtgttAGAGAGATCTCGTGATATAGTGGATGAGGTCAGTGTGTCCCTGAGGCTGTGGGACACATTCGGGGATCATCACAAAGACAGACGATTCGCCTATGGCAG GTCCGATGTGGTGGTGCTTTGCTTCTCTCTGGCCAATCCCAACTCCCTGCGCCATGTCCGCACCATGTGGTTCCCGGAAATCAAGCACTTCTGTCCCCGGACTCCCATCATCCTGGTCGGCTGCCAGCTGGATCTGCGCTACGCCGACCTGGAAGCAGTTAACCGTGCACGACGGCCCCTTGCCAA ACCAATCAAACCTACAGATATCCTTCCTCCTGAGAGAGGCCACGAGGTTGCAAAGGAGCTTGGGATACCCTACTACGAGACCAGCATTGTTGCCCAGTTTGGAGTGAAAGATGTTTTCGACAATGCCATCCGAGCCGCCCTGATCTCCCGTCGTCACCTGCAGTTCTGGAAGTCCCACCTGAAAAAGGTCCAGAGGCCCCTCCTCCAGGCACCCTTCCTGCCTCCTCGCCCTCCACGCCCAATCGTGGGCATCCCAGACCCCCCTCCCACAGACGGCGAGGGCCCTGATTCTCTTTTCTGCCAGCCACTGTGCACAGATGTCCTTTTCCTCCTGCAGGCTGGCACCACTCGCGTCTTTGCACACAAAGTCTATCTGGCAACTTCCTGCTCCAAGTTTTACGACCTTTTCACCCTGGATCTTGGCGGATCGTGCGTGGCACCGtggggagaggagcaggagagcaAGGAAAACTTGGAGGGCggggaggaggatgagcagagcaggagaggagccaAGGAGCTCGCCGGGCGCACTAAGAGCCTGGACATTGATAAAGACGGGGTTGATGGAGGAGTGCGAGGCCTGAATCGACCCCAGCTGCTCCAGCAGGGCTCTTTGAGGACTTCCCAGAGCGATAATGCACTCCCGTCCCGAGCCCAGTACTCCCTCGGAGCTCTGGGGACTGGCCGAGCACTTTCAGGTTGGGGGAGAGGGTTCCTGAGCGTGTGTCTGGAGCATGTCGAGGATCCAATGACTGGACAACCACGACTTGTGACTGTGGTAGCCATGGATGCTCTTATACAAGAAGAGCCATTCAAG GCGGTGCTTCAGTACCTGTACACAGGCAGTCTGGACGAGGGCCGAGGGGACCTGATGCAGGTGGCCACCATAGCTGAGCTGCTCGAGGTGTTTGACCTGCGGATGATGGTGGCCAATGTTTTGAACAGAGAGAGCTTCATGAACCAGGAGATCACCAAGGCCTTCCACGTCCGCAGAGCCAACCGCATCAAGGAGAGTCTCAATAAAGGGACCTTTGCTG ATGTGGTGTTCCGCCTGGACGATGGCTACCTCCCGGCCCACAAGCCCCTGCTCATCTCCAGCTGCGACTGGATGGCGGCCATGTTCCGAGGCTCTTTCATGGAAAGCTACGTCGAGGAG GTATCCATTCCAAACACCGGTACAGCCTGTATGCGTGGGGTGCTGGAGTTTCTGTACTGTGGTCATCTGACGCCCTGTGCTGGTCTAGAGCCCATGGAACTGATAGTGCTGGCCAACCGCCTCTGTTTGCCGCGCCTTGTCGCCCTCACAG AGCAGCACGCTGTGGATGAGCTCCTCCAGTTGGGGGGGAAAGGAGTTGACGTAGATGGACAGGTGTTGTCTTACCTCGAGCTATCACAG TTCCACAATGCCAAGCAGCTCTCAGCTTGGTGTCTCCATCACATCTGCACTAACTATAACAGCATCTGCCGCAAGTTTCCCAAAGACATGAAGGCCATGCTTCCAG AAAACCAGAGGTACTTTGAGAAGCAGCGCTGGCCTCCGGTGTGGTTCCTGAAGGAGGAGGACCGCTACCTGCGCTCTCAGAAAGAGCGCGAGCGCGAGGAGGAGATCCTGCGCAAGCAACACACCAAACGCGGCTGGTGTTTCTGGAGACACCCGTCCTCCTCTCCGCATGTCTCCTAA